In Necator americanus strain Aroian chromosome IV, whole genome shotgun sequence, the following proteins share a genomic window:
- a CDS encoding hypothetical protein (NECATOR_CHRIV.G13499.T1), whose translation MHPSTLFLLQFLVTGSFASPLHNAFRRSRRDGNTQIIHPGTALREGPDLPPLPLEYEAEDEIYMSIDDPRVGTVDADGNVLVPVDDEGRILPGFEHLVRPLQIQMDVGDARNPQITLDSTSMKVLEPATSTGEVQSESDKEGGNDETVYDEEGDEQQAEQLPTASDYVDSREDRGDSEMARSGKKVEAPRQATKLNLTDFDNRLQPGDALKNDLEAADTTKNVDEKIEEVVHEIFTAAKEIDDSKIGADVGQKVDDELTEPAEESKESDSSKNIGDESQLENKDIDSISPGQELDEDDDETGEQNPLEPYEAEFDSSEGGATELEDEDSLDEDSPNTPNVGEGVEEIGKVLPKDDEKESGDEENKRLDHLRKGSMLGFEGGDKVAAGKPDSAPPATVFTPVLIIFLFSLYMM comes from the exons ATGGCAACACACAAATAATTCATCCAGGAACAGCTCTCCGGGAAGGACCAGATCTTCCACCACTCCCTTTGGAATATGAAGCAGAG GATGAAATTTATATGTCCATCGATGATCCACGTGTAGGAACAGTGGACGCAGATGGTAACGTCCTCGTGCCTGTTGACGATGAAGGCAGGATTCTTCCAG GTTTCGAACACCTCGTTCGTCCACTTCAAATTCAAATGGATGTCGGCGATGCGCGAAATCCACAAATCACACTAG ATTCCACATCTATGAAAGTGTTGGAGCCGGCGACAAGTACTGGAGAAGTGCAATCGGAGTCTGATAAAGAAGGAGGTAACGATGAAACTGTGTACGACGAAGAAGGTGACGAACAACAGGCCGAACAGCTACCGACAGCAAGCGACTACGTCGATTCCCGGGAGGATAGAGGTGATTCCGAAATGGCAAGAAGTGGTAAAAAGGTCGAGGCTCCACGACAGGCCACGAAACTCAATTTAACAGATTTTGACAATCGTCTACAGCCAGGGGacgctttaaaaaatgatttggAAGCAGCGgatacaacaaaaaatgtagATGAAAAGATTGAAGAAGTTGTTCACGAAATCTTCACCGCTGCTAAAGAAATTGACGATAGTAAAATCGGAGCAGACGTCGGTCAGAAAGTGGATGATGAACTGACTGAACCGGCAGAGGAATCCAAGGAATCCgattcttctaaaaatataGGCGATGAGTCTCAACTAGAAAACAAAGATATTGATTCGATTTCGCCTGGTCAGGAATTGGATGAAGATGACGACGAAACAGGCGAACAAAATCCACTGGAACCGTATGAAGCTGAATTTGACTCCTCCGAGGGAGGAGCTACAGAACTCGAAGATGAGGATTCACTTGATGAGGATTCGCCGAATACTCCAAATGTAGGTGAAGGAGTTGAAGAAATCGGTAAAGTTCTGCCGAAGGATGACGAGAAGGAGTCTGGAGATGAGGAAAATAAGCGTTTGGACCATCTGCGAAAGGGAAGTATGCTCGGTTTTGAAGGTGGCGATAAAGTGGCGGCTGGGAAACCGGATTCGGCACCACCAGCTACCGTATTCACACCTGTGTTgatcatttttctattttctttgtatATGATGTAG